In Neovison vison isolate M4711 chromosome 11, ASM_NN_V1, whole genome shotgun sequence, one genomic interval encodes:
- the TACC3 gene encoding transforming acidic coiled-coil-containing protein 3, whose product MSLQIYNDENVTADKSAENCEFLFSPPELTGRLSVLRLSQKENVPPKSVLKAMKVTFQTPLRDPQTHRILSPSMSSKLEAPFALEDTVGLENSPQNQTQKENQQFAKEVDTKMTNGILHKPMMANAIPAPADVRATPEDWQHSSGPTSAHLASLDPSSSPQMPKHLENQVASLGQMTVSPEQALEESVHSYFSEKSIPSTLEITEDPSQMATPDQTEDPPEATRESPNWVAALPPMTHPAGAGGEGSPVDLPGEAPAGPEEPSGHGDATLASHLKAGGATAPSPQKKEADGQRATTWNGRPIELEFDLSDNATSKTLPALRELGTRPSPKPSPRMSEPRQEKAPEEASEGPLPLPQRSSSLDWNKLDDPNFNPFEGGEAQPSECPQSRPARPVAKEVSASREAMGPSSSSLQVPSFSSDDTPGVQTAARTPGAAGKEGAADPAGAPTSRGGLGGEPAPPTPRGLEPTTELAEEQFRDPTEVLGSGAEVDYLEQFGGSSFKESALRKQSLYLKFDPLLKDSPQRPGPVAPETSSAQDVAVPSSGNLPEAKLVELDFLGPPGAPMLDPPPCVFGPGGPPLSMGSIVDVLQYSQKDLDAAVETTREENVLLRSQCETLRARNLEMGKIMDGFEGIVYQAMEEAQKQKELAKAEIQKILKEKEQLTADLSSMEKSFSDLFKRFEKQKEVIEGYRKNEESLKKCVEGYIARIEKEGQRYQALKAHAEEKLQLASEEIAQVRSKAQAESLAFQASLRKEQMRIHSLEKTVEQKTKENEELTRICDDLISKMEKI is encoded by the exons ATGAGTCTGCAGATCTACAATGATGAAAACGTCACTGCTGACAAAAGTGCAGAGAACTGTGAGTTCCTGTTTTCACCGCCGGAACTTACCGGAAGACTATCTGTTCTTCGTCtgtcacagaaagaaaatgtgccACCCAAGAGCGTACTCAAAGCTATGAAA GTGACTTTCCAGACTCCTCTGCGGGACCCACAGACACACCGGATATTGAGTCCTAGCATGAGCAGCAAGCTCGAGGCTCCTTTTGCTCTGGAGGATACTGTTGGCTTAGAAAATTCTCCTCAAAACCAGACCCAGAAAGAGAA CCAACAGTTCGCCAAGGAAGTGGACACCAAAATGACCAATGGAATTCTCCACAAACCAATGATGGCCAATGCCATCCCCGCTCCAGCAGATGTGAGAGCAACCCCTGAAGATTGGCAGCATTCAAGTGGGCCCACCTCAGCTCACCTGGCCAGTCTGGATCCCTCAAGCTCTCCCCAGATGCCAAAACATCTTGAAAATCAAGTGGCTTCTCTAGGACAAATGACTGTGAGCCCCGAGCAAGCCTTGGAGGAAAGTGTTCATTCTTATTTCTCAGAAAAGAGTATTCCCTCCACCTTGGAAATCACAGAAGACCCTTCCCAGATGGCTACCCCAGACCAAACAGAAGACCCTCCCGAAGCCACCAGAGAAAGCCCAAACTGGGTGGCTGCTTTGCCCCCTATGACTCACCCTGCAGGAGCAGGTGGAGAAGGGTCCCCTGTAGACCTGCCTGGTGAGGCCCCGGCCGGCCCTGAAGAGCCCTCTGGTCATGGGGATGCCACGCTGGCCAGCCATCTGAAGGCTGGAGGGGCCACAGCCCCAAGTCCTCAGAAGAAAGAAGCTGATGGCCAGAGAGCCACCACGTGGAATGGCAGGCCCATAGAGCTAGAATTTGATTTATCTGACAATGCTACCAGCAAAACATTGCCTGCACTGAGGGAATTGGGGACGAGACCTAGCCCTAAACCTTCCCCTAGGATGTCAGAGCCACGGCAagaaaaggcccctgaggagGCCAGTGAggggccccttcccctgccccagagGTCTTCCAGCCTGGACTGGAACAAGCTGGATGACCCAAACTTTAACCCATTTGAAGGAGGAGAGGCCCAGCCCTCAGaatgcccacagagcaggccagccaggcCTGTGGCCAAGGAGGTGTCTGCTAGTCGCGAGGCCATGGGGCCCTCCTCTTCGAGCCT GCAGGTGCCTTCATTCTCCTCGGATGACACGCCTGGGGTGCAGACCGCAGCCAGGACCCCAGGTGCAGCAGGCAAG GAGGGAGCTGCAGACCCTGCAGGTGCACCAACCTCCAGGGGTGGCCTGGGCGGTGAGCCAGCACCCCCTACTCCACGGGGCCTGGAGCCCACCACAGAGCTGGCTGAGGAGCAGTTCCGAGACCCCACTGAGG TTCTAGGCTCAGGAGCTGAGGTGGATTATCTGGAGCAGTTTGGGGGTTCCTCG TTTAAGGAGTCAGCCCTGAGAAAACAGTCTTTGTACCTCAAGTTTGACCCGCTCCTAAAGGACAGCCCTCAGAGACCAGGgcctgtggctccagagaccagcaG TGCACAGGATGTGGCCGTGCCTTCCTCAGGAAACTTGCCAGAGGCGAAGCTCGTGGAACTTGACTTCCTGGGACCCCCAGGTGCTCCC ATGCTGGATCCCCCTCCCTGTGTCTTTGGGCCTGGGGGGCCACCACTGTCCATGGGCTCCATCGTGGACGTGTTGCAGTACAGCCAGAAGGACCTGGATGCAGCG GTGGAGACTACACGAGAGGAGAATGTGCTGCTGAGGAGCCAGTGTGAGACGCTGCGCGCCAGGAACCTGGAGATGGG GAAGATCATGGATGGCTTTGAGGGAATCGTGTACCAGGCGATGG AGGAGGCTCAGAAGCAGAAGGAACTTGCAAAAGCAGAGATCCAGAAGATCCTAAAGGAAAAAGAGCAGCTGACTGCAGACCTGAGCTCCATGGAAAAGTCTTTCTCTGACCTCTTCAAACGGTTTGAGAAACAGAAGGAGGTGATCGAGGGTTACCGCAAG AATGAAGAGTCGCTGAAGAAATGTGTGGAGGGTTACATTGCAAGGATAGAGAAGGAGGGCCAGCGGTACCAGGCCCTGAAGGCCCATGCGGAAGAGAAGCTCCAACT GGCTAGCGAGGAGATTGCCCAGGTGCGCAGCAAGGCCCAAGCAGAGTCCTTGGCCTTCCAGGCCagcctgaggaaggagcagatgcGCATCCACTCGCTGGAGAAGACAGTGGAGCAAAAG acTAAGGAAAATGAGGAACTGACCCGGATCTGTGATGACCTCATCTCCAAGATGGAGAAGATCTGA
- the TMEM129 gene encoding E3 ubiquitin-protein ligase TM129 isoform X2, whose protein sequence is MDSPEVTFTLAYLVFAVCFVFTPTEFHSAGLTVQNLLSGWLGSEDAAFVSYHLRRTSATLLCHSLLPLGYYVGMCFAASEKQLYSLGQAPEAWRLFLLLAVTLPTIASTLIYYWSCDQWACHPLARTLALYALPQSGWRAVASSVNTEFRRIDKFATGAPGARVIVTDTWVMKVTTYRVHVAQQQDVHLTVTESQQHELSPDSNLPVQLLTIHVASASPGVQAFDIRGTLASPAGMMALPCRGALVHWPQPSRPHLVQAELHGVW, encoded by the exons ATGGACAGCCCGGAGGTCACCTTCACGCTGGCCTACCTGGTGTTCGCCGTGTGTTTCGTGTTCACGCCCACCGAGTTCCACTCGGCCGGGCTCACGGTGCAGAACCTGCTGTCGGGCTGGCTGGGCAGCGAGGACGCCGCCTTTGTATCCTACCACCTGCGCCGCACGTCCGCCACGCTGCTGTGCCACTCGCTGCTGCCGCTCG GTTACTACGTGGGCATGTGCTTTGCGGCCTCAGAAAAGCAGCTCTACTCCCTCGGCCAGGCCCCAGAGGCCTGGCGGCTCTTCCTCCTGCTGGCAGTGACCTTGCCCACCATCGCCAGCACCCTAATCTACTACTGGTCCTGTGATCAGTGGGCCTGCCACCCGCTGGCCCGCACCTTGGCCCTCTATGCCCTCCCACAGTCAGGCTGGAGGGCTGTGGCCTCCTCAGTCAACACGGAGTTCCGGCGGATCGATAAGTTTGCCACGGGGGCACCAGGGGCACGTGTGATTGTGACAGACACGTGGGTGATGAAGGTGACCACTTACCGTGTGCACGTGGCTCAGCAGCAGGATGTGCACCTGACCGTGACAGAGTCCCAGCAGCATGAGCTCTCCCCAGACTCGAACCTGCCTGTGCAGCTCCTTACCATTCACGTGGCCAGTGCCAGCCCTGGCGTGCAGGCCTTCGACATCCG AGGCACCTTGGCATCCCCAGCAGGAATGATGGCCCTGCCCTGCAGAGGGGCCTTGGTTCACTGGCCCCAGCCCAGCAGACCCCACCTTGTGCAGGCTGAACTCCACGGAGTATGGTGA
- the TMEM129 gene encoding E3 ubiquitin-protein ligase TM129 isoform X3: MDSPEVTFTLAYLVFAVCFVFTPTEFHSAGLTVQNLLSGWLGSEDAAFVSYHLRRTSATLLCHSLLPLGYYVGMCFAASEKQLYSLGQAPEAWRLFLLLAVTLPTIASTLIYYWSCDQWACHPLARTLALYALPQSGWRAVASSVNTEFRRIDKFATGAPGARVIVTDTWVMKVTTYRVHVAQQQDVHLTVTESQQHELSPDSNLPVQLLTIHVASASPGVQAFDIRRNDGPALQRGLGSLAPAQQTPPCAG, from the exons ATGGACAGCCCGGAGGTCACCTTCACGCTGGCCTACCTGGTGTTCGCCGTGTGTTTCGTGTTCACGCCCACCGAGTTCCACTCGGCCGGGCTCACGGTGCAGAACCTGCTGTCGGGCTGGCTGGGCAGCGAGGACGCCGCCTTTGTATCCTACCACCTGCGCCGCACGTCCGCCACGCTGCTGTGCCACTCGCTGCTGCCGCTCG GTTACTACGTGGGCATGTGCTTTGCGGCCTCAGAAAAGCAGCTCTACTCCCTCGGCCAGGCCCCAGAGGCCTGGCGGCTCTTCCTCCTGCTGGCAGTGACCTTGCCCACCATCGCCAGCACCCTAATCTACTACTGGTCCTGTGATCAGTGGGCCTGCCACCCGCTGGCCCGCACCTTGGCCCTCTATGCCCTCCCACAGTCAGGCTGGAGGGCTGTGGCCTCCTCAGTCAACACGGAGTTCCGGCGGATCGATAAGTTTGCCACGGGGGCACCAGGGGCACGTGTGATTGTGACAGACACGTGGGTGATGAAGGTGACCACTTACCGTGTGCACGTGGCTCAGCAGCAGGATGTGCACCTGACCGTGACAGAGTCCCAGCAGCATGAGCTCTCCCCAGACTCGAACCTGCCTGTGCAGCTCCTTACCATTCACGTGGCCAGTGCCAGCCCTGGCGTGCAGGCCTTCGACATCCG CAGGAATGATGGCCCTGCCCTGCAGAGGGGCCTTGGTTCACTGGCCCCAGCCCAGCAGACCCCACCTTGTGCAGGCTGA
- the TMEM129 gene encoding E3 ubiquitin-protein ligase TM129 isoform X1, translating to MDSPEVTFTLAYLVFAVCFVFTPTEFHSAGLTVQNLLSGWLGSEDAAFVSYHLRRTSATLLCHSLLPLGYYVGMCFAASEKQLYSLGQAPEAWRLFLLLAVTLPTIASTLIYYWSCDQWACHPLARTLALYALPQSGWRAVASSVNTEFRRIDKFATGAPGARVIVTDTWVMKVTTYRVHVAQQQDVHLTVTESQQHELSPDSNLPVQLLTIHVASASPGVQAFDIRLNSTEYGELCEKLRAPIRSAANVVIHQSLGDLFLETFASLVEVNPAYSVPSSQELEACIGCMQTRASVKLVKTCQETSEGECQQCYCRPMWCLTCMGKWFASRQDPQRPDTWLASRVPCPTCRARFCILDVCAVR from the exons ATGGACAGCCCGGAGGTCACCTTCACGCTGGCCTACCTGGTGTTCGCCGTGTGTTTCGTGTTCACGCCCACCGAGTTCCACTCGGCCGGGCTCACGGTGCAGAACCTGCTGTCGGGCTGGCTGGGCAGCGAGGACGCCGCCTTTGTATCCTACCACCTGCGCCGCACGTCCGCCACGCTGCTGTGCCACTCGCTGCTGCCGCTCG GTTACTACGTGGGCATGTGCTTTGCGGCCTCAGAAAAGCAGCTCTACTCCCTCGGCCAGGCCCCAGAGGCCTGGCGGCTCTTCCTCCTGCTGGCAGTGACCTTGCCCACCATCGCCAGCACCCTAATCTACTACTGGTCCTGTGATCAGTGGGCCTGCCACCCGCTGGCCCGCACCTTGGCCCTCTATGCCCTCCCACAGTCAGGCTGGAGGGCTGTGGCCTCCTCAGTCAACACGGAGTTCCGGCGGATCGATAAGTTTGCCACGGGGGCACCAGGGGCACGTGTGATTGTGACAGACACGTGGGTGATGAAGGTGACCACTTACCGTGTGCACGTGGCTCAGCAGCAGGATGTGCACCTGACCGTGACAGAGTCCCAGCAGCATGAGCTCTCCCCAGACTCGAACCTGCCTGTGCAGCTCCTTACCATTCACGTGGCCAGTGCCAGCCCTGGCGTGCAGGCCTTCGACATCCG GCTGAACTCCACGGAGTATGGTGAGCTGTGTGAGAAGCTCCGCGCACCCATCCGCAGTGCGGCCAACGTGGTCATCCATCAGAGCCTGGGCGACCTGTTCCTGGAGACATTTGCTTCTCTGGTGGAGGTCAACCCAGCCTACTCAGTCCCCAGCAGCCAG GAGCTGGAGGCATGCATTGGCTGCATGCAGACACGTGCCAGTGTGAAGCTGGTGAAGACCTGCCAAGAGACATCTGAAGGCGAGTGCCAGCAGTGCTACTGTCGCCCCATGTGGTGTCTCACCTGCATGGGCAAGTGGTTCGCCAGCCGCCAGGACCCACAGCGCCCTGACACCTGGCTCGCCAGCCGTGTGCCCTGCCCCACCTGCCGTGCACGCTTCTGCATCCTGGATGTGTGTGCTGTGCGCTGA